The Xiphophorus couchianus chromosome 6, X_couchianus-1.0, whole genome shotgun sequence genomic interval tttgcagttttttccaAGTTAACATGAGATCtgtaattctattttttaattaatgatgCATTTTGGATGTTGAAAGTTAATTGCCTCATTGCCCCATCTAGTACTTGCTGTTCCAGAGGGATGTGTATTTATGGTAGTGTTCTCTGACTGTTCAAACTTTTGACCTGACAAAGATTCAAGCTGGATCATAACACTGTCCGTTCAATTATTTCAGCAGGATTAACTGTGCAAACTGTTCTAAGTTTCTGTTCGCAGACAGACTTTGAGGCCgtgcttttcatttttgcttaaCCTTTTCCCTTCTGACACAGGGAAAAGGTTCTCATGGGTATTTAACCTCCATTCTCAATACAAAACCCCATaacggaaaaaaaaattatttaaacacagTTATCATCACACGAAATACATACGTATTGAATTAGTAACTGGACATTCTAACCTTCCAACACAgcagaacattaaaaacattatatcagtataaatacagtggctctgtgaaggcctcagaggtgaACAAAAGAATAATGATGACGAAGGAACACGCCGGACAGGTCAGGGATGAAGTTGTGAAGATCTTTGAAGCAGGGTTAGTTCATAAAACAATTTccaaagctttgaacatcttacAGATatctgttcaatccatcatctgaaaatggaagaaGAGTGGCACAGCCGCAAGGATACCGAGACATGGTCATCAAACTAAGCTGACAGGGACGGCGAGGAGAACGTTAATTAGAGAAGCAGCTGAGTCTTAAATTGTAACTCTGAAGGagttcaagttttaaaaaaatctcctaaaGAGACAATCATTTGTTATGAACTCCTCAAATCTCTCTTTCTGACAACAGAAATATATTGTTGAATGGTTGGTTTGGATTCATTGaagtgtgtttttgtaaagtcaTTTTCAGTCATTGTTCTTGCAgctgtattaaaaatatactCAGTCTTCAAAAAAGTTAATAGAGCATTGAAGGTGTTGAAAGGTGACAAGCTAGTCAGCAATATGCCACATTAGCGTTTGGAATCACTTTCAAACAATTACAAAACATGGGAGCAGAGGAACCCATAGTCCTTGAATACCTCATAGGTAGTCCTTGAATACCTCAAGCCTGGAGGTTttcaactccagtccttgagggccattgtcctgaaacttttagatgtctctctgcttcagcacacctgagtcaaattaTTGCATcgttagcaggactctggacaACTTGACTGCCTACTGAGGAAGTAATTtagtcatttgattcaggtgtgttggaccaggggcACAGCTGAACACGTCAGGACACTGAAGTTGAATACCGTTGTTGTAGGCTGTTGATACTTTTGTATCCTACTGACatggatgttttcattttgacttgATTTCATTTgctaattagttaattaaaacAGGTGGTTTGACTTGCTGCTGGTTTCCACATGTGTGGGGACTTTTTTTGCTTACATTCTAAACTAACTAGTGACAGAAAACTAATGCCCCACTACACCTTGAACACCCCACAGTTCAACATCATcctgtagaaatgtttttcctcaACACAAACATTGGATCTAGTCAAGGTAAGTGGAAATATTAAGGGACCTAAATACAGGGTACTGCAAGAAAATCTGTCAAAGGGTCCTTTAAAATTAAGAACTTCACAGATGCTCTCTGACCAATATCTTTGTTTGTAAAGAAGTATTGGGTGGAAAATAACCCTTTATCCATCAAAGATAATCACAGAGCAACTTGCTGCAATAAGTAAAGCAAAAAGTGGTTCAAGCATTGGCTCAGAtggaatgaataaaaatgctcaGCACATCTCTCAGACTtcaatttgtaaaatatgttgaatggTGTTTGCTTGTTCTCCTCacgcatgtgtgggttctctcctggTACTCAGGCTTTCTCACACAGTGTAAATACATGGCTGTCAAGTCAATTGATTACTGAGTGTTCATGCATGggtgtttgtcctgtgtgtctctgtttatTCCGCCTCTTGCAAAATGACCACTGTAGCTGCCAgcaaatgtataattttcccTCCACTTTCCACTTATACCATATTTTGTGCTAGTCTACTACGCTGTAATACGACAAAAGGTGCCAAAGTTAACAGGCTACAACTATCCATGAGAAGCATTTAATATGCTATAAAGTATTGGCACATACCTGCATGACAATGCTGAACAGAGCTTAACTAAAAAGGTCACACTGTTTTGCCACACATGAATCATAACCCCACAGTCCACTCATCTAAAATGATGCAAACACTGAGAAGGAACACAAATTCTGGTTGGAGTAAGGGCTTTGTATCCTTTTGGGAATGAGAGCCTGATTACCTGTGATATAGCAATGTAAGGGAATTGGAAAGTGTACgcaagacaaaaacacaaagtcaccTTATCTCCAACGACGAGGTTTCACTGCAACTTTACAGAAAATCAGGGGCAAAAACAGGACAGAACAACCATAACAGATTAGCCTATTTAAACAAGGGCACTCTGCCCGTTATCTAAATATACTGTGTTGTTAATGTGTCTGATCTGTGTTTGGACCCCCATCTATTAACCGTGTAACACAACAAGGCAAATCGCTGCCGTTGTGTATGCTGTGTGACTCTACTGCAGCATCtagatttttgtgttgtttttttttttttctaatgcagCAAACTTTTAGTAGCTGCAAAACACCGTTCCTTTAGTCATTACTGGCAGAGTTGGAAAGCTTTGTCAACATCACGCGTGCTGATTGCTGAGGCCACAGCGCTGCTCTGCTCTGGGAGCAGAATACACACACATCGCAGCAGTGAAAGTGGAGAGGCAGCACTTTTCACTAGATCGGCTGACAGCACTGACAGAGTATAAGAAAAAGCATGGAGACCGAGTCGTTTACAACCCAAAGCACTCTGTGGGAGGGGAAAGCAGGGATCCTCAGATTCGTGCAAAATGGTCATTTGAAAGCGGGAATGACTTCTAGCGTGCCGCGTACAACACGGGCGTTAATATGACACGGACCCGGGTAAGTGCTTCTGAGTGGACAAGGCAGTGAGCAGCAGACACCCAGCAGCAGCACCGCGCTGCAGCATTCTGCTCTAACTGCCTTTGGTCTGCTCACATACATcacaggtattttttttaaatatcaattaCTGTTTAATGAATGCACCTTGTATTTTTCTGCGGGTCACTAAATAAAGTGAAACGCGAGTCCGGATTTCAAACTGAGAGCCAGCTGCTCCTGCAACCAAGACATCCAAccaaaatttactttaatcatAAAGAAAAGCTCTTTCATTCTTACCGGCGTTTTTATCACTCATGTTCCCGCGCTTTGCAGAAGTTAAACACCGCTGGCTCTCTTCTTGCTCTTCAGTCAGGGCCGCTGACGCAGGTTGGCTTGTTTCATGCGATGTTCGGCCGAACTGGACTCCTCCGGGACCCTCTGCTTGTTTCGCTGGAGTGTCACTTGATGCAGAGCGGCTCTGTGTGAACTCCTGCTTCCttcactgctgctgtttctgagAGTTTCTGAGTGAGGTGGACTGAGGGCTCAGGTAAAAATGATGTAGAGGGGAGGGactgcgtgcgtgtgtgtgagtgtgtgtgattCGTAGGTTTGCAGCGCATGCAACGTGTGCATGTTGTTGCACAACAAATGGAGAGTGAAAAGTAAGAATGTATGCTATTGTGCATAATAATAACAAGTACTGAGATTGTTAACTtttcctgaattttttttttaagcagggGCGCCTCTAGAAAGTTTTCAAACGGGTGGCCAGCAGGGGCCTTTCAGGGATGACAAGTTAAAAGCTTCCACATAAAGTTTTTGGAACAGCAAAAATTTGTGTTCTGATTGCTTTCATCAAAAtcgcaaaaacaacaaatattcaGATTGATTCATTTGTACAGTTGTGTTAATATACACTGTAAAACCTCTAAAGGTGctttaatataaaatgaaagTTCACTTGAGCTGAAGTTAACAAGAAATTGGTCTTTGTTTAAATTcagaagttaaataaattaataaaacttcCTACTGTAAAATTACCTTTCACACACtaacacatttaggttcaaaatataaaaagtgccATATTATGTAGAGTTTAAGAGCAGAAGTTAGTAAACATAACTGAATATGTGTGTAATTTTTTACAgagtaatataataatataatacagttatcaataacatttattaacattttttatatatatacaaagcCTTAATGAAAACATCACACGCCACACAGTGAGcgtacatatttttaaatcacaaagaTATGACAATAATGGTGATGGAGAgccacttttttgttttgcaagccatgtgtgttttttttttgtttgtttgtttttttgggtgaCTAAATGCATGTCTAAAGAGGAGCATTTTGTGGCAGTAGCCAGTTAGACAGCTGACCAGCAGTATGCAGCAACGGGTGGAGGATGGGCAGCTCTGCATTATATGTAATTTACACTCACTGTTGCCGGGGTGCAAAACAAGGGTGTAGACTCTACCTGTCAACTGCGTGTTGCCACATTTTGAATAGCAAATCCACACTTTTGAAACCTTTTCTGCATAGCTCAAATGGCATTCACCGAGTAGAAAGAGCAGGACAGTGTAGTCTGAAAACGTTCATTTTCACTGCCACAGCCACCTGGTGCACATCCCAAATTCTTGATGCGTTTAAAAAACTCAAGAATTGTTTTCTTGACTTCAGGAGCAGTCTAAGCTGACCTAAAGCCTTGCTTCACAACTTTACCTTTCAGTATCTTTATTACCTACTAGGCTACCAAAACAACGATGTACCAGATACCCCAGTGAGTGCAGTGAAAAGTCACCACACTTGCTGACAACACAATTTATcaagcatttctttctttttcttttttttttaggaaagaCATGTAATATTTTGCTGAGGGACATCAATATTTAATATGTGGATCAGATCAATAGTGTTCTGGGCATTTGATGCTGTATTGTTCCTGTTATTTGATTATGCTGCAGTGGAACTCAGATACATATTGTGCACTATACACACAGTGAGTGTACATTGAAAATAATTGTTCGGCACCTGTGTGATCGGTTTGTTCAAAAAGCTCTTGGGACTTGCTTGTGTTGCATAATCAAATTGTCATAGCACAGGCATACAGGATTTCTATGAGTGtgctttttttcacattaatttcAAGTGCTCCTCTTGTTACACAATtactctttctttttcatttgaaattaaaaatgatgaaactagaaaagtgttgtttttcctccagtgtTTATGTTTATAACAAACATCAAGATTGACATCTCCCTTTGACATCTGTCCAAAGAAAATCACAATCATGCACCGATCCACAAGATGTATGCAGGGTAAAACAGAAAGCAAGCGTGGTATTATCTCACAGGCCCATTGATCACTGTCTTGGAAACTGCCCCGTCAGCACACTTATGGGACGCTATGACAACAGCTAGAGTTTCCTCTGAAGGTATAAAAAGAGCGTGCTGCTGGTATAAGATGTTTCTAGACTTTGTGCTGAAATAGAAGCCTCAAGGCCAAACGGCCTTTAGCCTCACGAGTCTGTGGATGTAAGTCTTAGAACAAATGCAAGAGAGTGCTTGAGCcggcttttttatttaatctgcagGGATACGATTGCATTAGGGTGAACAGATGTCTAACACGACTGACAAGTTGTTCTTATTGCAGGCATCGTGCTTCCTGTCACATGGGCAATGACGTGCCTCCCCCTGTCTTGTTCTGAACACAAGCTGGCGTCAGTTCGCCAGTGAATCAATGACGGGACCTGAAAGAAGACACCTCTGCGGGGTAAAATGTGAACTGCATTGattgaaaaacagcaaaaataaataaattaaaaaaaatgaaaaggatgCATATAGGTCCTCCAGAATCTGACAAAGATTAATCAGTGTCTTCTTTTCAGCTACAATATCTCTTTGATATGCATCCATGCATCCTTACTTATCTGTTCCTGTGGCCTTCCCACCTCAACCTCTCCCATGTTCGCTGTTCTCACTCCTGCTCTGCTCATCCATCCAGCCTTTCCTCTCCCACATATCTGTGTCCTCCCCTTGCCCCAGACCTGCACCCACAGGATATCATCTGACTTCGCAGCATGTCCTTGGTCTATACAGTGGCAAAGGCATACTGCTCTCCTTTCTTTGTACTCTGGATCTTTGCCCTGAAACTGTAACCCCCTCCTCCTCgtaccaccaccaccaccgccGCCTTTTTTGTGGGTTTGACTGTATAATGCTCTGTTTAGCTATGGAAATTAGATTGTATTCAAATTTGTGAGCGGGATGTGCTGTCTAATTCTGTTAAGATGAATTGCTCCTACTGGTAAATTCTTCCCCCTCCTCTGTCACTGCAGTTCTCTAAACAATTCTGTGTGGAGCGATACAGCTATGCAGATTTTGCATTGGAGTTGAGCCCTGCTCTGCAGACACTGCAGTGCAGCTTACTCACTGCAAATTCTACCTTTTTTCTTACCTATTTCTGGAGGCAGTGGGCAAGTAAGCAAGAAGTTTGTGGAAGTTGCCCAAATGCCAATAGGAGCTCCCAGTGCCATCAATACAGCCCACCTACTGGCCAAGACTGCTACCATTCTGAAAGGTGTCACAACAAACCTGCATAAGAAAAAGGATAAGGTACTATTAGCTGCTATTATATGCAAGatagtgtgtttttttctctaagtTTTGcattcattatattttttgaatgtggCAGTAGGCTACATatggatgaaataaaaaaaaaaaaacacttgtggGTTTGACCCGCCTCATTAAACTGCATTAATTGATTAGTCTAGATTAGTCTGATACCAAGACGTTTGTCTGAAGAATAAATTCTCCTTATCAGTTAGCTGACtatcatttatttcaaacaaggaACATGTAATTGAACATGTAACTGAATTATATATTATCAAAGATTCTAGATAAAAATCGAAAACATCTattatttaaaggtttagtaGATAAAGAATTTtgcaaccaaaaacacaaaatattaacgGATACAAACATGAAAGCACAACAAGTCCAATGTTATAAGCTCTTAGTTGCACTGACAGTTGAGCAacctataaataaatacaactaaatCCCACCGTTTCTGAAACGTTGAAACAAACCATAAATAAGATAACATGCAAACTAAACTTCTTAGAAAAGTTTTTGACAGGcttgaacattaaaaatattctctAAGCTAGTTAAAGCTTAGAGAGCTTCAGCTTCTCATCAGAACCCTGCACAATGAAAGAATGAGTGCCTCGGTGGTCTGAATCTAGCTATGTCTAGCTAATGGCGAAATCTTTGCATGATCACAACCAGTCTGAGTGACCTTCATCTGTTTGGTTGCTGTTCACTTGGATGGGAAGACTTCAGCTTTATTGATGCCTCATGCAGTTTTTCACTCATAACAAGGTAACAAGCCCtaatatgttgaagttttagGACATTGTCTTTGTGACAAGAGTAGCTAATTTGACAAGAATTCAAGTCGTGATGAAGGCATTTTAACATTGACATGTTATGGTAATCATGTAATAAGTTAGTAAGGTGTATCCTGGAAGCCCTGCGaacaaaatgatggaaaatgaattattttgaagCCACAGTATCAAATTTATAGCAAccatttaaatgaattaataaataaaatggataacATGATCTAAcggatttaattaaaacaaaaacaatgattcctaatgttgctaaaataatttGACGTATTACTGAAGTTGTAAACGTTCATCTATACCTTCTTGCCATTATAATGTAGAAAACAGCAAACacgatttttttaaatactgctGACTTGCATGTCTACTTAGGCGAAACGTCACTGAGCGTCACAACgtaggttttcaaaataaaagtacccCTAGACTCATATCTATGAACTAAGGAGActatattgatataaaactgtACAGCACTGGATCAAGAGACCCACTACACTGAAAACCTCATGGTCATTCCACCTAATATTGATCTCTGAACTCTTCCGGAGtcaaaacattagtattgttgtttctaaataaatgtcaacttgttttctttgcattatttgaggtctcaAAGcactacatgttttttttgttgttattttctgccaataaatactaaaattttgcttggaatttcggagacatgttgtcagtagttaatagaataaaataatgtttattttactcaagcatataactataaaaaggaaaaatcagataaactgatcattttaagtgatcgcttacttttttttcagagctgtatGGACGCTTTTTTACAAGCGTCCGTGAAGGCAGCATCAGTTCGAGTCTGACAGGGGGAGGGGCTTCTAGCAGGAGGTCACAACAATCATGGCGTGCAGAGGATTTATCACAAAATGGGGCAAAACAGAGTTCTATAGATCGCCAATTACCTTTTCCAGATGCTCAAGGTGAGCAGTGAAAGCGGCGTTCAGGTTCTGTCTGAAGAAGATTAACCCTGGCAGGAGATGTGTGTGTCTAGGTTTTCCTCTCGTCTAGTAATGTTAAGTTACCTAACCCTTCTGCCATTGTAAATGCAACTAACTTTGTTTGGGGTAGGAAATCGGGGTTGTCAGTGTCATCGACATATATTACTATGTTATTATTACTAATTTCTGATGATGGCCAGTGTTATTCCACTGCGGTTGCTTGTTTAAGGCTGTGCTAAATGGGCTGGAGTACACACACGCTGCATATTGTGCAACCCACATTAAATACTTCATGTGTTTGTAAGCAGAGGGGATTTAAAATTTTGCCATTTAGTTGTTAGGCTTTGATACTGTACGTAAACGTTAAGGATGGAGTACGTGGTCGTAGGTTTGTAGAGGTTGGAAACAAAACTTGGCACAGCTGTTTCAACGAGTGCTTAGGGACTGTCAACAAACAGCAACACCTGGCTATTAACTAGACATACAACTGGCAGTTTTGTTgccaaaatgaacattttcagtgCCATCAGGGCCCactggttttattgttgttgttttttgtttgtttgttcggTTCTGTTTTGTGTGCAGTTGATTGAAAttagataatttattttaagagtaataaaaacataactcacTTGGCTGGTTTATTAGTTGGCCATTTTTCTTATGTAGTAAGCTAATGGCGCATGTTGTTCAAATATTAGTTTAAGAATAGTATTACCTTATAGAGTAATGTGTGAGGTTTCTTCCACACTATGACTCTCCATTGTTTTCatgactgaaaatatttccaaaaagcCAAATTTCTCATGTTGTAAGCATAGGAAGTGTAAGGAGAATGTAGTaccttacttacttacttacttacttacagCCAGCCGACTGTGACTTCTAACCAGCACTTTCTCTTGCATCTTATCAAGAGGATTTCAAACTACAGGAATGTTATTAGGGAATAATCTTTAGCCTATTAAACActtcactttttaaatcttcaaTATGTCTTCATACCAGCCGATGCCGTATGTAAAAGGTTTTGcttgtttgggggttttttggtACAGGCTCAACCCATACCAGCAACAGAGGAGTGGGTTCCGCCGGGAAGCTAAAAGGACGGATACCAAAAAGGGAAATGTCAACCAGCAACAAACCAAAACGTCAACCCCCGAGGCTGGCCCACCGGGACCCCCACCTCCTCGCAAAGTCAAACAGCCAAGGCTCTTTAGACCACTGATGTTCACAGTAGGGGTATGCTGATGTCCGAATTATAACTAAATCTGAATATGAAGTGTAGTAAGAAAAGAAGATCCGTTTTTTATTCTCTTGAAACACCAGAGACACAGCACAGGGCAATTATAGATGACTTGGGGACATCTCCTGAATGTGCCAGGGGGAATTCGATGTATGAAATCAGAAGACTGTTAACTTTGATTTAATGCCAACATCTGTAAATAGTTGCTAAAATAATATGTAGGACAGAAGATGGTTGGTTGTTTGACTCCTTGCCAGTTTGCAGGTTGTTCCTTTGGTGGGGCGGCCATTTTGCAGTATGAGACTCTGAAAGCAAGAGTTCAAACTGCAAAAGATGGAGAGGAGTTAGAAAAACTCGTAATGGTAAGGATTTTACAAAACTGTTTTACTCTGTCTACATCACTTTCAACTTTTGCTAACTGTTCAGTTAACAATCAGCTTGAGTCAGTTCCCCATCATTTTGTTAACGAGGGTTCCCAGGACATGGCGTACTGGCACGACTGGTGGAACCAACTGTCCAGCTTCCAGCggcagctcctcctcctggtgtCCATGGTAGATGACTTCTGGAGAAGCCTTACAGAGGGACAGAGGACCGCTACTGGTAGCTTTAACAGCAGATATATTTTGGATCCCATCGATTTTGGACGTCAGCGTGTCTCCAAAGGTTTAAAAGTCATGCAATTTCTTCTTAACATCTTCCAGGAATTATGGCTATAAACGCTGCAGTTCTGTGTTGCTGGAGGATCCCGGCGATGCAAAGAACTATGATTAAGTACTTCACATCCAACCCAGCCTCCAGTGAGTATGGTTGTTTGTTGAGGAAAGCTAAAAGTAAATCAAATGCAACTGTAAGGAGTTAATGTTTTCTATGCtctgctgtttgtctttttattttctcctacCCAGAAACACAGTGCCTTCCCATGATTCTGTCTTCCTTCAGCCACTACTCCATTATCCACATGGTGGCCAATATGTATGTCCTATGGACGTTTTCCTCCGGTATCGTCTCCCTCCTAGGCAAAGAACAGTTTCTTGCAGTCTACCTCTCAGCTGGTAAGTGGAACAAAGGACAGAATCAATACTGGCCAAGTATTAAAACAATagagcagttttattttgaccTAAGATAAGATCTTAAGTCAAAATAAGATTTACTTACTTcttataatgtaattttttgtagTTGTGCAAAATCCTGATATTATTGAGAAAATATCCactaattatgtagaaaaggtaagtctggtattttattttattttttatgttctgacAGTTTTGTGATTAAACTCAAGTCAAAGGTTTTCATATGCATAGTCGATTTAGATTAGGCCGCGTAGCTCATTCAAAATCCAATACTTTATGAACCAAACAGCAGCCTGGAGTTGGTCttgcacatttttcatatttttgtcattgttaCTGTTCTAGCTACTGTGTGATGTATTCAGGCAGCAGCAATTTCCAGTCTAACCACTAGATGATACAAAAGTATAACTATTGCCCTTTAATATCcattgtttaaaatgtgacaaTGTCCAAGGACAAAATTGGTTTTCATTTACtgtacatctttttttttaatgactgaaaGTGTGTGCTGTTTAGCTGTTCTACCATGAGAAACAAGAAGACTTCAAATGCATCATTTAAGTCAAAAAACTAATATTCATGATCATGTTATCTTCTGACTGGAACTGGAACTCTGGTCCAAGATTCTATTCCCTTTACTCATCTTTTTAAGacattgcaaaaatatgtttttgttttttttttgcaatttcagGCGTGATATCTACTATGGTCAGTTATGCTTGTAAAACCGCCACCGGGCGATTCT includes:
- the parla gene encoding presenilin-associated rhomboid-like protein A, mitochondrial isoform X3 codes for the protein MACRGFITKWGKTEFYRSPITFSRCSRLNPYQQQRSGFRREAKRTDTKKGNVNQQQTKTSTPEAGPPGPPPPRKVKQPRLFRPLMFTVGFAGCSFGGAAILQYETLKARVQTAKDGEELEKLVMGSQDMAYWHDWWNQLSSFQRQLLLLVSMVDDFWRSLTEGQRTATGIMAINAAVLCCWRIPAMQRTMIKYFTSNPASKTQCLPMILSSFSHYSIIHMVANMYVLWTFSSGIVSLLGKEQFLAVYLSAGVISTMVSYACKTATGRFYPSLGASGAVMAVLAAVCTKVPEAKLGIIFLPMVTFTAGNALKALVAIDTAGLILGWRLFDHAAHLGGALFGVWYVAYGHKLIWRRREPLVKLWHELRSKGGKGSRPGGGPEVRGGGGGQK
- the parla gene encoding presenilin-associated rhomboid-like protein A, mitochondrial isoform X4 — translated: MACRGFITKWGKTEFYRSPITFSRCSRLNPYQQQRSGFRREAKRTDTKKGNVNQQQTKTSTPEAGPPGPPPPRKVKQPRLFRPLMFTVGFAGCSFGGAAILQYETLKARVQTAKDGEELEKLVMDMAYWHDWWNQLSSFQRQLLLLVSMVDDFWRSLTEGQRTATGIMAINAAVLCCWRIPAMQRTMIKYFTSNPASKTQCLPMILSSFSHYSIIHMVANMYVLWTFSSGIVSLLGKEQFLAVYLSAGVISTMVSYACKTATGRFYPSLGASGAVMAVLAAVCTKVPEAKLGIIFLPMVTFTAGNALKALVAIDTAGLILGWRLFDHAAHLGGALFGVWYVAYGHKLIWRRREPLVKLWHELRSKGGKGSRPGGGPEVRGGGGGQK
- the parla gene encoding presenilin-associated rhomboid-like protein A, mitochondrial isoform X1: MACRGFITKWGKTEFYRSPITFSRCSRLNPYQQQRSGFRREAKRTDTKKGNVNQQQTKTSTPEAGPPGPPPPRKVKQPRLFRPLMFTVGFAGCSFGGAAILQYETLKARVQTAKDGEELEKLVMVRILQNCFTLSTSLSTFANCSVNNQLESVPHHFVNEGSQDMAYWHDWWNQLSSFQRQLLLLVSMVDDFWRSLTEGQRTATGIMAINAAVLCCWRIPAMQRTMIKYFTSNPASKTQCLPMILSSFSHYSIIHMVANMYVLWTFSSGIVSLLGKEQFLAVYLSAGVISTMVSYACKTATGRFYPSLGASGAVMAVLAAVCTKVPEAKLGIIFLPMVTFTAGNALKALVAIDTAGLILGWRLFDHAAHLGGALFGVWYVAYGHKLIWRRREPLVKLWHELRSKGGKGSRPGGGPEVRGGGGGQK
- the parla gene encoding presenilin-associated rhomboid-like protein A, mitochondrial isoform X2, translated to MLNPYQQQRSGFRREAKRTDTKKGNVNQQQTKTSTPEAGPPGPPPPRKVKQPRLFRPLMFTVGFAGCSFGGAAILQYETLKARVQTAKDGEELEKLVMVRILQNCFTLSTSLSTFANCSVNNQLESVPHHFVNEGSQDMAYWHDWWNQLSSFQRQLLLLVSMVDDFWRSLTEGQRTATGIMAINAAVLCCWRIPAMQRTMIKYFTSNPASKTQCLPMILSSFSHYSIIHMVANMYVLWTFSSGIVSLLGKEQFLAVYLSAGVISTMVSYACKTATGRFYPSLGASGAVMAVLAAVCTKVPEAKLGIIFLPMVTFTAGNALKALVAIDTAGLILGWRLFDHAAHLGGALFGVWYVAYGHKLIWRRREPLVKLWHELRSKGGKGSRPGGGPEVRGGGGGQK